One Vibrio pomeroyi genomic region harbors:
- a CDS encoding IS110 family RNA-guided transposase yields MTQHKIIGIDLAKNVFFLFEINHKGKNFCRKKLQRSKLLSYIANKETCTIAMEACSGAHYWAREFSQFGHEVILYAPQHVKTQRRKQKNDYNDAEAIAEVALYKRPHPVPHKSVEQQDIQSLIRMRRLLVTERTRIVNQVRGLISEYGIIMPKGAPTFRKAIPEILENDENQLSCILRELLSHQYERYLYIDEQVKWFDDKLNQTVKQFENAKRLMSIPGFGPLTSQAVAVWLGSGQQFKTGRDASAAMGLVPRQDTSGDKVILLGITKRGNTYIRSLLVHGARAALRRAKFKSDNLSKWMLELQERRGPNRAAVANKLMRIAWAVITKNEEYRPTQS; encoded by the coding sequence ATGACTCAGCATAAAATCATCGGCATCGATTTAGCAAAAAATGTCTTCTTTCTTTTTGAAATCAATCATAAAGGGAAGAATTTTTGCCGTAAAAAACTTCAACGAAGTAAACTACTTAGTTACATCGCCAATAAAGAAACCTGTACTATCGCCATGGAAGCTTGTTCCGGCGCACACTACTGGGCTCGTGAATTCTCTCAGTTCGGTCACGAAGTCATACTCTACGCACCCCAACATGTGAAAACTCAAAGGCGTAAACAGAAAAACGACTATAACGATGCTGAAGCCATTGCCGAAGTCGCTCTCTACAAAAGACCTCACCCTGTTCCTCATAAATCAGTCGAGCAACAAGACATCCAATCTCTTATTCGAATGAGACGTCTGCTCGTCACTGAAAGAACTCGTATCGTTAATCAAGTGCGTGGCCTTATCTCTGAATACGGCATCATTATGCCCAAAGGAGCCCCAACCTTCAGAAAGGCCATACCCGAAATACTCGAGAACGATGAAAACCAACTGTCTTGTATATTAAGAGAGCTGCTATCCCATCAGTACGAACGATATTTATACATCGACGAACAGGTAAAATGGTTCGACGATAAACTTAACCAAACCGTCAAGCAGTTCGAAAACGCAAAGCGACTTATGTCTATTCCTGGCTTTGGACCACTCACAAGCCAAGCCGTTGCGGTATGGCTTGGCTCTGGACAACAGTTCAAAACTGGTAGAGATGCCTCCGCCGCAATGGGGCTTGTACCAAGGCAAGATACCAGCGGCGACAAAGTCATTCTTCTTGGAATAACCAAAAGAGGCAACACGTATATCCGCTCCCTACTCGTTCATGGAGCAAGAGCAGCGCTGAGGCGCGCCAAATTTAAATCCGATAATCTCAGTAAGTGGATGCTTGAACTCCAAGAGCGACGAGGACCAAACAGAGCCGCTGTCGCAAACAAACTCATGC